Sequence from the Fragaria vesca subsp. vesca linkage group LG4, FraVesHawaii_1.0, whole genome shotgun sequence genome:
TAGAACAAGGGTCTGCGTGCATTCTTTTTAAAAACTAATGATCACTAAATTGTACGACAAGTTTCGTATTGCTTAGCATCCGGTTAAAACTAATCAGTCATAGGAAATAGAAAACTAATGCAAAAATTCATATTGAGAAAGAAATGAGAAGGAAAAGTTTGTCTTTAACACTTAAGAACAAGTTTATGAATGAACGTGGTCTTGAAACGGGGGATGTGCATAATTTGGGGGAGGCTCTACACATTGCCTAAAAGACGGGGTCAAACCGTCAAACAGATCGCCTTTCTAAGATTGTTTGTGTGTTTTCTACTTTCTTCATCTTTGAATTGAATTGAAAAATGATGCAAGTTCATGGCAAGTAGCATCAGCCGTGACACATGCAAACTACACAAGTGACAAAAAAGGGGGGGGAGCCGGGGAGGGCAGCATTGATACTGCCATTCATATTGTCGATTTGCACGTCAACATATGCAATGACTTCACCAATAATGAGTTACTGACCACAAATGACCATAAAGATGGTGAGAAATATTTACTAGATTGTAAATCATAATTTACTATCATATATTATATTATTATTTATTGTCTCTTTTTCAGAAGTCGTTAGTCGTTAATCGTTATACTTAAATGTACATTCTTTGTTTTGTTCGATTCTCTTAACTTGAGTTAATATCAGAAATACAAATGACGACACTGTTTAAGTTTTGACTACAACTTTTATGGTTCTTCTTTAGTATTTTTAGAATTTTTGGGTCAATTTAATACTTTCATTCTCTCTTTTGAGAATCTTTTTGGTTTGGTGATACACTGCTACACGCTTTGCGAGACCTATTATTGACCTTTGAGGGTCTCTCACTTAGTGTTTTAATTGGTTCATTCTTTTGCCATTTAAGACCGATGTGTATCATATTTAAGACCGATGTGTATCATACCAGAAAAACGAAGTCAAGTTGTTTTGTTTTAGATCTTATATCTATTCCTTTAAGATTCCCAAATATAATTGCATTTTTACCAAATTAGTCAAGAAAAAAAAAAAAAAAAAAAAAAAACACTCCCATTCATACCAAATGCTAAATGCTTATGCCCATCCCATTTGTCTCATTTCCATCACAATCCCATCTACATTGACTACATTCTTTTATGCCTTTCCTTATGTAACTGCTCATTAATATGGTGCCAAATTTAGACCGTAGTCACCAAACCATTACAATAAAAAGGGAGGGAACCGTGAAGTTACCTCAAAACCCAAAACTGTCCAGGTTCATCCCTCCAAAACTCCCCAACTTTGTACCCAACTTTAAACCCCTATAAATTAAACACACCAATCCAACCATGAAAACCAGTCATGCTCTCCAACTCAAAATGCACCACCATTCCTCACTTTGATAACATTTTCCCTTTGTCCCTATCCTCTGTTAATCACACTCCATTATCATTATTAACAACTCCTTAAACTTCACCAAATACCCACAATAAAACCTCCCCATTTGAAAACACAAAAGCCTTCAATGGCGTCCATGGCTTCCTTCATCTCCCAAACCCCCTACCCTCATCACTCTTTCCCCAAAAAGACGATTACCCATTTCACCCCGCCGGTCAGTCTCTCGCTCCGACCCGTTTCCATTTCCAAAACCCGCCAAAGGCTCCGGATTTCCAGCGCCCTGATCGAACCCGACGGCGGGAAACTAGTCGAGCTTTTCGTCCCGGAGACGGAAAAGGCGGCGAAGAAGAGGGAGGCGGCGACGCTCCCGAGAATCAAGCTGTCAAGAATCGATCTTGAATGGGTTCATGTGATCAGCGAAGGCTGGTCGAGTCCTTTAACCGGGTTCATGAGAGAATCCGAGTTCCTCCAAACTCTTCATTTCAATTCACTCCGACTCGACGACGGGTCGTTTGTGAATATGTCGGTGCCGATCGTCTTGGCCATCGACGACGCTCAGAAACTCCGGATCGGCGACTCGACCCGAGTCGCACTTTTTGATTCGGACGATAATCTGATCGCCATTCTCAAAGAGTAAGCCTTTTCTTTTTTTTACAGCTCGTGAATTTAGTTTTTACTTTTTGTCATTAACACTAATCAACCATTTATATTATCTTAATCTCTATTTTAGTTCATAGGTCTTATTCTACAATGGTCCATGTGGTCCCACAGTTTATAATGTGTCAGCATTTTTTTTTTTGGTAAAGATAGATTTTTTCTGTAGCAGTGTACAGAGTAGTAAAAATTAAGAATGGAAGAACTTATTCAAGTAATATGTAGGACAGTAGGAGTTTAAAATGTAAATTTTGGACTGTGCATTAGATATGTACTCACTGTGAATAGTTACCTTAGTTTAAGTTGTGGTTATGGACTTATTGGTACGAGTCATCTTTCGTGTGTTTACGGTAAACTTACATTGCGTGTCATGGTCATGGTGGCTTCAGACACTTGCTGGTTCATGCCATGTTACGACTTGGTTTTTAATTGGAAATTGTTTTCGCTTGTGTCTATCTGCTTTTTTTGTTTTTCACTTGAAAATATTGGTCAGATGTTATACATGGGACATCAGTGGGAATATTCTTGATTTCATGTTATATGAAAATGATTTTTCTTTAGTTTTATGAACAGATCTCTTAAATTCTCCCCGGTCAACATCAAATACTAATTTTAAATATTGATGCCACATTATATTGTGATTAGTCATGAATCGCCTCGAGATTAAGTTGTGTCATTTAACTTCATATTCCATTTTGATGTGCCTGATGTCTAGTAAAATGTACTGAAAACTGTGACCTCTGGATTGATATTAAGCATTTGCTGGATTATCTGTAGCATGTGTTGGGAATTACTTCCATTTATCCTTTGCTTTGTATTAGGAATGTTTTGTGCAAGTATGAGAACATGGTTTTCTTGTCATGAAAGATATGCACCGGTTGATGAGTTGCCATGAATTCTAATTCCTTGTTTATTTTTGGTTTACAGTATTGAGATCTATAAGCACCATAAAGAAGAACGCATTGCCAGGACTTGGGGAACTACTGCCCCTGGCTTGCCTTATGTTGATGAAGCCATAACCAAATCTGGAAACTGGCTGATTGGAGGTGACCTAGAGGTCTTGGAACAAATCAAGTACAATGATGGCCTTGATCGCTTCCGATTATCTCCTGCACAACTCCGCGATGAATTCACAAAGCGCAATGCTGATGCAGTATTTGCATTCCAACTGCGGAACCCTGTGCACAATGGCCATGCTTTGCTAATGACTGATACACGCCGCCGGCTTCTTGAGATGGGCTACAAGAACCCCATTCTCTTGCTTCATCCACTAGGAGGCTATACAAAGGCAGATGATGTTCCACTTACTTGGCGCATGAAGCAACATGAGAAGGTATGCACATTATGCGAGAATTTTTATTTCTTCCAACTTATAACTTGAATATCTGTTTTCCATATACAGATTGATCATATTGAACTGCTTGACCTCATCTGAATACTGATTTTGCTTGTTATCATCTAATGTTTCCTCAGGTTCTTGAGGATGGTGTTCTTGATCCTGAGACGACTGTGGTTTCCATATTCCCCTCTCCAATGCACTATGCCGGTCCAACTGAGGTGCAGTGGCATGCAAAGGCTAGGATTAATGCGGGGGCTAACTTTTACATCGTTGGTCGGGACCCAGCTGGAATGGGCCATCCAATTGAGAAAAGGGATCTATATGATGCCGACCATGGGAAGAAAGTATTGAGCATGGCACCTGGACTAGAGCGCCTCAACATCCTTCCTTTCAAGGTATGTACATTTTCTGCCTGTGCTACCTTCATGCCTTGTTTTTGATATTTCCCTTATTATTAATTTGTTAATAACTTTTCCTTTACAGGTTGCTGCATATGATAAAACTCAAGGAAAAATGGCATTTTTTGATCCCTCAAGGGCTCAGGACTTCATTTTCATATCAGGGACCAAGGTATGCAATCTTTTATTGTTGTTGCCAACCTTGTTCATTGATTCTCATAATCAACTGTGTAAATTTGTACAAGTCACTAGGTTGATTGTATTTGTACACGATCTTTATAATCTAAAAGAGGCTACAATTACAGATGCGCACACTTGCAAGGAACAAAGAGAGCCCTCCTGAAGGATTCATGTGCCCTGGTGGCTGGAAAGTCCTGGTGGACTATTATGACAGTTTGGTTCCTGCAGACAACGGGAAAGTCCCAGAAGCAGTTCCTGCTTAGATGGAGCTGATGTAACATATTGTACTCTGCTTCATTGTGGGAGAAACCTTGATAGCTAATTAGTCTCCAGTGTGTGATATTAGGATTCACCTTGATAGCTAATTAGTCTCCTCTGTGTGTGATCAAGATTTTCTTAAGATCTCTGCTCAGATTTCCAATAAAACCATGTGAGGCACTGGTGCAGAGAAACGTTGACCACTTGCCTCAACCTGTAATTAGCGCCCCTAATTGCATCTTGCATCACTGCATTTGTGCATTGGCGCATTGTACCATAGTGTGGTTTCCTTCAATAGAAGTGAGTTTGTTGAATGCCTTTAATTTAGCTTAGAAGGTTTCATGTTTGAAGATGTTGGTTTCATCGGCTCACTTGATTTTTGAAAACCCAAAAGCTCCATCGACATGGATAAAAAAACAGGTTTGTTTGATGATACAAAGATCAGTGGTTCACTACCAATGATGTGATTGTACTACCCTTTCTTTAGATAACTGAATATCGGCTTCGCAGGAACTGGTATGAACTTGACAACCCAGCTGATTGGGCAAGATATGACTGAAATTCCAAAGCAAGCACCCCATTGACTCCAACTTAACCTCTCTGTATCTGCAAACCTATTCAGAAACTCCACCATAACCACCTGAACTACAATGGTTATACCAACGATCACCCAAAACAACTTGTTCTTTCGAATCCCTTTGAAGACATTCTTCTTCTCTACACTCCTTGCATTGAATTCATTACACACTTGGCACAAGACAAAGACGTTGAAGATCATAGTGTTGTTCACCTTGTCACTAACACCAAAGATTG
This genomic interval carries:
- the LOC101302154 gene encoding ATP sulfurylase 1, chloroplastic-like, with the translated sequence MASMASFISQTPYPHHSFPKKTITHFTPPVSLSLRPVSISKTRQRLRISSALIEPDGGKLVELFVPETEKAAKKREAATLPRIKLSRIDLEWVHVISEGWSSPLTGFMRESEFLQTLHFNSLRLDDGSFVNMSVPIVLAIDDAQKLRIGDSTRVALFDSDDNLIAILKDIEIYKHHKEERIARTWGTTAPGLPYVDEAITKSGNWLIGGDLEVLEQIKYNDGLDRFRLSPAQLRDEFTKRNADAVFAFQLRNPVHNGHALLMTDTRRRLLEMGYKNPILLLHPLGGYTKADDVPLTWRMKQHEKVLEDGVLDPETTVVSIFPSPMHYAGPTEVQWHAKARINAGANFYIVGRDPAGMGHPIEKRDLYDADHGKKVLSMAPGLERLNILPFKVAAYDKTQGKMAFFDPSRAQDFIFISGTKMRTLARNKESPPEGFMCPGGWKVLVDYYDSLVPADNGKVPEAVPA